The Pasteuria penetrans genomic interval TAGCATTCCCAGGCAAAGTGGTGCAGAAAGCAAAAAGGCCACTCCCACTATCCACCATGAATAGTGGGAACGGGATGAATCTCCGGAGGAGGGGGAATGAACAGGATCATCCATAGCATCATTCACCACTTGCGCCATGTAACCCCAAACCCGGAGTCGAGATACAATCTCTGAGGGATCACAACTACCCCGCACATAAAGATGATGAGTCACTGTATTGATAGAAGCTTCCTTTACTCCCTCTAGGGTACGCAATCTTCTCTCTAGGGGACCTATACAACTCAGGCAGGATATACCATCCACAACAAACACGTGTTCCCGTTCCATCGTTCTATCGATCCCCCTATTTTGACTGACAAGGATCTCCGAATACAACCATATACCTGGTCCACCTCAGTTTTATAATACCACAGGGGAAAGGCAAAATCCCACGGTTCTTCCATCACCCTATCCTCGCCTTCCCTATGCATGGGCCCCCTAGTTAGGATCCTATGATGAAACCCCTGCGGAACAACCACAGAAAAAAAATGGCTCCTTTCCGAACATGAGGGAAATAAAAAGCCCCAGCTTTTGCTAGGGGCCCATTTCATGGTCTCAGGAAACCTATAACTGTTTATAATTATTTGAACAACCATTTTTTCAAAAAGTGCTTGGTGGTTTCAAGATTCATGTAGGCAATCGCGTCCGTTAGAGGAACCCCCTTTGGACAGGCCAATACGCAATTTTGCGCATTTCCACACTCCTGCAGACCACCCGGTCCCATCAAAGCCTCGATCCGATCCCCCTTCTGTTCCTTTCCCACGGGGTGGGCGTTTTGTAACGCAACCTGACCTGCGACAAAGGGGCCCATGAAGTTAGAACTATCATTGACATTAGGGCATGCTTCCAAGCAAACCCCACACGTCATACATTTGGATAAAGCATAACGCCACTGCTGCCCCTCTTCTGACTGCCGAGAACCCGGACCCAAAGCGTGCGTCCCGTCTATCTCCACCCAAGACTTGACTCGTTTGAGGGCGTCAAACATCCCACCCCTATCGACAATCAGATCACGGAGAACAGGAAAGGAAGACATAGGCTCGATCCGAACAGGCTGTGAAAGCTTGGCAATAAGAGCTGTGCAAGCTTGCCGGGGCTTACCGTTGATCACCATCGAACAGGCACCACAGACTTCTTCCAGACAGCTGGCTTCCCAAACCACCGGGGCTACCCGTTCCCCTTTTCCATTGACAGGGTTTTTTTGGATTTCCATAAGAGCCGATATGACGTTCATATTGGGTCGATGGGGGATCAAAAACTCCTCCGTATAGGATCGCTGCTCAGGACCATCCTGGCGCACAATCGACAAACGCACCTGCCCCAAACCATGTTGTGTAGTCGGGGTTTTCAACTTTGCCGCTTCCATGTCTCCCGTCACCTCTCCTTCTTAAGAACATCATATCGACGGGGTCGCGGCGGGATCAAGGATGTATCCACATCCTCATAGGTCAGGATGGGGGCACGATCATCCGCTGAAAACTGGGCCTTCGTCGTCTTCAACCATTCTTCATCGTTACGATCGGGGAATTCAGGCTTATAGTGGGACCCCCGGCTTTCATTTCGTTGCAACGCCCCCAAAGTAATGACCCGCGCCAACTGCAACATATCCCACAACTGTCGTGTAAAAAATAGAGCCTGGTTACTGCATTTCGAGGTGTCCAACATATCGATTTGTTCGTACCGCTCCATCAATTCCTGAATCTTAGCATCCGTATCCATCAACCGTTGATTGTAGCGAACCACGGTCACATGATCCGTCATCCATTCACCTAACTCCTGATGCAAACGATAGGCATTTTCATTACCGCGCATGGATTCGAGCCGTTGATGTTGTTCCTCACGCCTACGCTTCTCCTCTTCCGCCGCACGGATACCATCGTTTTCATTCAACTCAGCTTCTACCTGACGCGCATAGGATGCCGCATTAGGGCCAGCCATACCCCCCCCGTAGATACACGAAAGAAGTGAATTAGCCCCCAAACGATTGGCACCATGATACTGATACTCACATTCCCCCGCTGCAAACAGACCGGGGATATTGGTCATCTGATCAAAATCAACCCATAGCCCCCCCATAGAGTAGTGAACAGCCGGGAAGATCTTCATTGGAATCTTACGGGGATCATCCCCCATGAATTTTTCATATATTTCCAGGATACCACCCAGCTTGACATCCAATTCCTTTGGATCCTTATGACTCAAATCCAAATAAACCATATTCTGACCATCAACGCCCAATTTCATATCTACACATACCTTGAAGATGGCCCTTGTTGCAATGTCCCGTGGCACCAGATTCCCATAGGCAGGATACATTTCCTCCAGGAAATACCAGGGCTTACCATCCTTGTAGGTCCAAACACGACCACCTTCACCCCGTGCTGACTCCGACATAAGACGCAACTTATCGTCCCCAGGGATGGCTGTTGGATGCACCTGAATGAATTCCCCGTTGGCATAGCAGGCACCCTGCTGATATACGGACGAGACAGCAGCCCCTGTATTGATCATGGAATTGGTCGTTTTTCCAAAGATAATTCCAGGACCCCCAGTAGCAAGAAGGACGCTGGAAGA includes:
- the sdhA gene encoding succinate dehydrogenase flavoprotein subunit, encoding MSRIIVVGGGLAGLMAALRAAEAGVHVDLFSLVPVRRSHSVCAQGGINGAVNTKGEGDSPLVHFDDTVYGGDFLANQPPVKAMCAAAPEIIYLMDRMGVPFNRTPEGLIDFRRFGGTQHHRTAYAGATTGQQLLYALDEQVRRYEAEGVVSKFEFWDFLSIILDDQGRCRGIIAQEMRTRKIESFLSSSVLLATGGPGIIFGKTTNSMINTGAAVSSVYQQGACYANGEFIQVHPTAIPGDDKLRLMSESARGEGGRVWTYKDGKPWYFLEEMYPAYGNLVPRDIATRAIFKVCVDMKLGVDGQNMVYLDLSHKDPKELDVKLGGILEIYEKFMGDDPRKIPMKIFPAVHYSMGGLWVDFDQMTNIPGLFAAGECEYQYHGANRLGANSLLSCIYGGGMAGPNAASYARQVEAELNENDGIRAAEEEKRRREEQHQRLESMRGNENAYRLHQELGEWMTDHVTVVRYNQRLMDTDAKIQELMERYEQIDMLDTSKCSNQALFFTRQLWDMLQLARVITLGALQRNESRGSHYKPEFPDRNDEEWLKTTKAQFSADDRAPILTYEDVDTSLIPPRPRRYDVLKKER
- the sdhB gene encoding succinate dehydrogenase iron-sulfur subunit, whose protein sequence is MEAAKLKTPTTQHGLGQVRLSIVRQDGPEQRSYTEEFLIPHRPNMNVISALMEIQKNPVNGKGERVAPVVWEASCLEEVCGACSMVINGKPRQACTALIAKLSQPVRIEPMSSFPVLRDLIVDRGGMFDALKRVKSWVEIDGTHALGPGSRQSEEGQQWRYALSKCMTCGVCLEACPNVNDSSNFMGPFVAGQVALQNAHPVGKEQKGDRIEALMGPGGLQECGNAQNCVLACPKGVPLTDAIAYMNLETTKHFLKKWLFK